In Desulfonatronum sp. SC1, one DNA window encodes the following:
- a CDS encoding lysophospholipid acyltransferase family protein: protein MRTILYETLAALGQHADFRHVQVMGAGLGRLIWALVPSRRRLATTAIMERLGLDPAQARAAARNSFLHNGRSFLEILLCRRIDWRFVRDRLIIDDPELFRETLDKLRGRPCVAATAHLGAWELISGLLHLITPQEHKQVIVKATHDQYLYSVIRRMRSQPTVRVVEHEQAVPKVLRNLKQNGLSGFLVDHNCRREEAVFLPFLGREAAVNIGPALLALRAKALVWPAFLVREPSDKFRLVFEAPLDVQSIPGDRHEKVEAIARFYTQAVERMVRRYPEQWFWMHRRWKTRPEGEENEAGGYDSSTEG from the coding sequence ATGCGCACGATCCTTTATGAAACACTGGCCGCCCTTGGGCAGCACGCTGACTTTCGGCATGTTCAAGTCATGGGCGCAGGCCTTGGCCGACTGATTTGGGCCTTAGTGCCGTCACGACGCAGGCTGGCCACGACCGCCATCATGGAACGTCTGGGGCTGGACCCAGCCCAGGCAAGAGCCGCGGCTCGAAACAGCTTTCTACACAACGGCCGATCTTTTCTGGAAATCCTGCTGTGCCGCAGGATCGATTGGCGGTTCGTCCGGGATAGGTTGATTATCGATGATCCGGAACTCTTCCGAGAAACCCTTGATAAACTGCGGGGGCGGCCCTGCGTGGCAGCCACGGCGCACCTCGGTGCCTGGGAACTTATAAGTGGGCTGCTGCACCTGATAACCCCCCAGGAACACAAGCAAGTGATCGTCAAAGCTACCCACGATCAATATTTGTATTCCGTCATTCGGCGAATGCGCAGCCAACCGACGGTGCGCGTCGTCGAGCACGAACAAGCCGTGCCCAAGGTATTGCGCAACTTGAAGCAAAATGGCTTGAGTGGCTTTCTCGTGGATCACAATTGCCGGAGGGAAGAAGCGGTTTTTTTGCCGTTTCTGGGACGAGAAGCCGCGGTCAACATCGGCCCGGCCTTGCTGGCCTTGCGGGCCAAGGCCTTGGTCTGGCCGGCTTTTCTGGTTCGTGAGCCTTCGGATAAGTTCCGACTCGTTTTTGAAGCGCCGTTGGACGTCCAGAGCATACCCGGAGATCGCCATGAAAAAGTTGAAGCCATTGCCCGGTTCTACACCCAGGCCGTGGAGCGAATGGTGCGTCGTTATCCTGAACAATGGTTCTGGATGCACAGGCGCTGGAAAACGCGTCCCGAAGGAGAGGAGAACGAGGCGGGGGGCTACGATTCATCTACGGAGGGGTAG